The following proteins are co-located in the Haloarcula marismortui ATCC 43049 genome:
- a CDS encoding thiol-disulfide oxidoreductase DCC family protein, with protein sequence MSDATLVYDDDCGFCTWWADFIGERSDLEIVGFSALGDDLLERLPDDYESCSHLVTEEDVYSCGKSIETALTYTELGKPARPLVSFLRQFEDYERFRERAYRQVADNRSKWGKVMSKTPPARRDNSD encoded by the coding sequence ATGAGCGACGCAACGCTCGTCTACGACGACGACTGTGGCTTCTGTACATGGTGGGCGGACTTCATCGGCGAACGGTCTGATCTCGAAATCGTTGGCTTCTCTGCGCTCGGCGACGACCTGCTAGAGCGACTCCCAGACGACTACGAGTCCTGTTCGCATCTGGTGACCGAGGAGGACGTGTATTCCTGCGGGAAATCCATCGAAACCGCGCTTACATACACCGAACTCGGCAAGCCAGCACGACCGCTGGTCTCGTTCCTCCGGCAGTTCGAGGACTACGAGCGGTTCCGCGAGCGGGCCTATCGACAGGTCGCGGATAACCGTTCGAAGTGGGGGAAGGTCATGTCAAAGACGCCGCCAGCGCGCAGGGATAACTCG
- a CDS encoding BolA/IbaG family iron-sulfur metabolism protein, whose amino-acid sequence MDEDAVAELIEEALPEAQATVTTPRDPDDDKHYAVRVVSPVFEGESLVDQHQLVHDALGDHLTRDIHAIELTTLTPAEAE is encoded by the coding sequence ATGGACGAGGATGCGGTCGCCGAACTCATCGAGGAAGCGCTTCCGGAAGCACAGGCGACGGTCACCACACCGCGGGACCCTGACGACGACAAACACTACGCCGTACGCGTGGTTTCGCCGGTGTTCGAAGGGGAGTCGCTAGTTGACCAGCACCAGCTCGTCCACGACGCGCTGGGGGACCATCTCACTCGCGACATTCACGCCATCGAGCTGACGACGCTGACACCTGCGGAAGCAGAGTAG
- a CDS encoding glutaredoxin family protein: protein MAFEPEELSPEEVTEQVDSVIEDNEVVLFMKGNELMPQCGYSKKALALLQQHRDDIETVDVLKATDAYREALERHSGRETIPQTFVDGEFIGGSDILEQLDERGELAQKVGQ, encoded by the coding sequence ATGGCATTCGAGCCCGAAGAACTTTCCCCGGAAGAGGTCACGGAGCAGGTAGACAGTGTCATCGAGGACAACGAGGTCGTGCTGTTCATGAAAGGCAACGAGCTGATGCCACAGTGTGGCTACTCGAAGAAGGCACTCGCACTACTGCAACAACACCGCGACGACATCGAGACAGTGGACGTACTCAAAGCGACCGACGCCTATCGGGAAGCTCTGGAGCGCCACAGCGGGCGCGAAACAATCCCACAGACGTTCGTCGACGGGGAGTTCATCGGTGGCAGTGATATCCTCGAACAGCTCGACGAGCGCGGCGAACTTGCACAAAAAGTCGGTCAGTAA
- a CDS encoding DUF5786 family protein — MGFGSYDESEQKDNDVDADDSEGVAVHENDHDGSVSFETEATTSDLVDKLGDMKDEDEE; from the coding sequence ATGGGCTTTGGTAGCTACGATGAATCCGAACAGAAGGACAACGACGTAGACGCGGACGACAGCGAGGGCGTTGCGGTCCACGAGAACGACCACGACGGGTCGGTCTCCTTCGAGACGGAGGCGACCACGAGCGACCTCGTCGACAAGCTCGGCGACATGAAAGACGAAGACGAAGAGTAA